The Sulfurospirillum halorespirans DSM 13726 genome has a window encoding:
- a CDS encoding methylaspartate mutase, which yields MSLLQKERDVITRNEYADSFDFDEIEDFIRNANKEMFISHHFKKRDRLLVQPRGGFPTYKKMFELYEEFMKADIDVLPLTIDSNTRLNDYAMAKKMLTLSEENEMDMLNGYPLVNHGYRTTRKMMTHFNKPVSLRHGTPDARLLVETALASGIFEIEGGPITYMLPYSKNFPLDKAFLYWKYVDKVCAKYSTLNEPINRESFGPLTATLVPPCIVIVIQLIEMLLSIEEGVKSFSVSFSQNGSMMQDIVTSNVLKKLAREYANMFGGEDAIINLVYHQWMGAFPRDKNLSDSLINTNTVIAAMVRADKIIIKTRDEAFGIPTMQCNAQSVANTKYTLRTLKGLPQVHDVEEEENLELEVRAIMDAVFNDSADTLWRKVFNTIKNGLIDVPFSPHIINHNEVITIRDDSGNIRIIEKGKLPLPDRCFAYEKSKVNLPESQTEVINKIIHDIGAML from the coding sequence ATGAGTTTACTCCAAAAAGAGCGTGATGTCATCACCCGAAATGAGTATGCTGATAGTTTTGATTTTGATGAGATTGAAGATTTTATTCGCAATGCCAATAAAGAGATGTTTATCTCGCATCATTTCAAAAAGCGTGACAGACTTCTTGTTCAACCTCGTGGCGGTTTTCCGACCTATAAAAAGATGTTTGAACTCTACGAAGAGTTTATGAAAGCGGACATTGATGTTTTGCCGCTTACCATTGATAGTAACACAAGACTCAATGACTACGCAATGGCAAAAAAGATGCTCACTCTCTCCGAAGAGAACGAGATGGATATGCTCAATGGCTACCCTCTGGTCAATCATGGCTATCGTACAACGCGTAAAATGATGACACATTTTAATAAACCTGTCAGTCTTCGCCACGGCACACCCGATGCAAGGCTTTTGGTTGAAACGGCACTGGCTTCGGGCATCTTCGAGATCGAAGGTGGACCGATTACGTATATGCTTCCATACTCAAAAAATTTCCCCCTCGATAAAGCTTTTTTGTATTGGAAATACGTCGATAAAGTCTGCGCGAAGTACTCAACGCTCAATGAACCGATCAACCGTGAATCCTTTGGACCATTGACCGCAACACTCGTTCCTCCATGCATCGTCATCGTCATTCAGCTCATCGAGATGCTCCTATCCATCGAGGAGGGCGTAAAGTCGTTTTCAGTGAGCTTTTCTCAAAATGGCTCGATGATGCAAGACATCGTCACCTCCAATGTTCTTAAAAAACTAGCTCGTGAATATGCCAACATGTTTGGTGGAGAGGATGCTATCATTAACCTTGTGTATCATCAATGGATGGGCGCGTTTCCACGCGATAAAAACCTCTCCGATTCCTTAATTAATACTAATACTGTCATTGCGGCAATGGTACGAGCCGATAAAATCATCATTAAAACGCGTGATGAAGCCTTTGGCATCCCCACCATGCAGTGCAACGCCCAGTCGGTTGCCAATACCAAATACACGCTTCGCACGCTCAAAGGTCTGCCACAAGTGCATGACGTAGAGGAAGAGGAGAACTTGGAGCTGGAAGTGCGAGCCATCATGGACGCTGTTTTTAATGATTCTGCCGATACTTTATGGCGTAAAGTGTTCAATACGATTAAAAATGGTCTGATCGATGTACCTTTTTCACCGCATATTATCAATCACAACGAAGTTATCACCATTCGCGATGACTCTGGCAATATCCGCATTATTGAAAAAGGGAAACTCCCACTGCCTGATCGCTGTTTTGCCTATGAAAAATCAAAAGTTAATCTGCCTGAAAGCCAAACGGAAGTGATTAATAAAATTATCCATGACATAGGGGCGATGCTATGA
- the glmS gene encoding methylaspartate mutase subunit S: protein MKVVTGVVGNDIHVVANRLIDISLQARGFEVFNLGVNTSLEEFIDAVVETDADILLISSLNGEAEGWCRDLQFLRSEYDLKEVVFVIGGNLAVGEAAQSDIIPKYKSYGFDLVFHQVDLNTGLDEIERFVKERA from the coding sequence ATGAAAGTAGTCACAGGTGTGGTGGGTAATGATATCCATGTTGTCGCAAACAGGCTCATCGATATATCATTACAAGCGAGAGGTTTTGAGGTGTTTAACCTTGGTGTCAATACTTCTTTGGAAGAGTTTATTGACGCTGTTGTCGAAACAGATGCAGACATACTGCTTATCTCTTCACTTAATGGTGAAGCAGAGGGGTGGTGCCGAGATTTGCAATTTTTGCGCTCCGAATATGATCTCAAAGAGGTTGTTTTTGTGATTGGGGGCAATCTAGCCGTAGGTGAAGCCGCGCAAAGTGACATCATTCCCAAGTATAAATCGTATGGATTTGATCTTGTCTTTCATCAAGTCGATCTTAATACTGGACTCGATGAGATAGAGCGTTTTGTAAAGGAGCGAGCATGA
- the rraA gene encoding ribonuclease E activity regulator RraA encodes MKFYTADLCDKYPENIQVLDPIMKSYGGAKRIMGQIVTVKLSGSNKTLIALLKSEGSGQIAVVDVEAKFTAVVGDNLMKFAHENNWAGIIINGYVRDTKNTKEIDVGLFALGTCPKKTMEACEGSLHVKIHFGGIDFNEGDYLYADRDGIIVSATPLEM; translated from the coding sequence ATGAAATTTTACACAGCCGATCTTTGCGATAAATACCCTGAAAATATTCAGGTTCTTGACCCCATCATGAAGTCCTACGGTGGCGCGAAACGCATTATGGGTCAAATTGTCACCGTTAAACTTTCAGGAAGCAATAAAACACTCATTGCGCTACTCAAAAGCGAAGGATCTGGGCAAATCGCCGTTGTCGATGTTGAGGCAAAGTTCACCGCTGTGGTTGGAGACAATCTGATGAAATTTGCTCACGAAAACAACTGGGCTGGCATTATCATCAACGGATACGTTCGTGACACCAAAAATACCAAAGAGATTGACGTGGGACTTTTTGCCCTTGGAACCTGCCCTAAAAAGACGATGGAAGCATGCGAGGGATCTTTACATGTAAAGATCCATTTTGGAGGAATTGACTTTAACGAAGGCGATTATCTCTACGCAGATCGTGACGGCATTATCGTGAGTGCTACACCTTTGGAGATGTAA
- a CDS encoding ATP-dependent Clp protease ATP-binding subunit, which yields MNSLFEQLTNQMREAIESAISLALHSKNNEATPLHVTWGLITNSASILNQVFNKMNIDKSAIELEVKSEVQKLPTVSHVSKENISISRSLVESLQKAEGLMKQKGDSYLSVDTWLLSSLDSDPLKKILSKYLDLLQFKKNLEALRGNKKIDKQSSDENLESLDKYGINLTKLATEGKLNPVIGRDEEIHRMMQILIRKTKNNPILIGEPGTGKTAIAEGLALKISHNDVPLSLQNKSVIALDMSALIAGAKYRGEFEDRLKAVIDEVKKSGNIILFIDEIHTIVGAGASEGSMDAANILKPALARGELHTIGATTLKEYRKYFEKDAALQRRFQPVTVNEPSINEALQILRGIKESLEAHHHVTIMDSALVAAAKLSSRYISDRFLPDKAIDLIDEAAAELKMQIESEPTELSRIKRLMSTLMVEKEALLMEKNKKNEERTQMIEKELGDAKEKRNALEIQFETEKSVFNDIAAIKTQSEALRREAENAKKNSDFNKAAEIEYGKLPELLKQEEELKTRWEKMVESGTLLKNSVDEEMIATIVSKWTGIPVTKMLQGEKAKVLAVEEHLKKEVVGQDAAIKAIGRAIKRNKAGLSEQNKPIGSFLFLGPTGVGKTQSAKALANFLFDTTKALIRFDMSEYMEKHSVSRLVGAPPGYVGYDEGGQLTEAVRRKPYSVVLFDEIEKAHPDVFNILLQVLDEGRLTDNKGITVDFKNTIIILTSNIASDKIMMYEGEKRTEEVMKELRAHFKPEFLNRLDDIIIFNPLSEDGLREIVSIMFKEIETKLAAKEIKAELTVAAKALIAEAGFDPVYGARPLKRALYELVEDKLAELILEEKLHEGESIVIDAKNGEIVIQQH from the coding sequence ATGAACTCACTTTTTGAACAACTTACCAATCAAATGCGCGAAGCGATCGAAAGCGCCATCAGCCTTGCTTTGCACTCAAAAAACAATGAAGCAACCCCTTTACATGTAACGTGGGGACTCATAACCAATTCAGCTTCCATTCTCAATCAAGTCTTTAACAAAATGAATATTGATAAGAGTGCGATAGAGCTTGAAGTAAAGAGTGAAGTCCAAAAACTTCCAACCGTGTCTCATGTCAGTAAAGAAAATATTTCGATTTCACGCTCTTTAGTAGAGAGTTTGCAAAAAGCCGAAGGTTTGATGAAACAAAAAGGCGATAGCTATCTCTCGGTCGATACATGGTTACTTTCAAGCCTTGATAGTGATCCACTGAAAAAAATTCTGAGCAAATACCTTGATCTTTTGCAGTTTAAGAAAAACCTTGAAGCGTTGCGTGGCAACAAAAAAATCGACAAACAAAGTAGCGATGAAAATCTTGAATCGCTTGATAAATATGGCATTAATTTAACGAAATTAGCCACAGAGGGCAAGTTAAATCCTGTCATTGGGCGCGATGAAGAGATTCACCGTATGATGCAGATTTTAATTCGTAAAACCAAAAACAACCCGATTTTAATTGGTGAACCAGGGACGGGTAAAACGGCAATTGCAGAAGGTTTAGCGCTTAAAATTTCCCACAACGATGTGCCTCTAAGTCTTCAAAATAAAAGCGTTATTGCTTTAGATATGAGTGCGCTGATTGCAGGGGCAAAGTACCGTGGTGAGTTTGAGGACAGACTTAAAGCGGTCATCGATGAAGTGAAAAAAAGTGGCAATATCATTCTTTTTATCGATGAAATTCACACCATTGTTGGTGCAGGAGCAAGTGAAGGGAGTATGGACGCTGCCAACATCTTAAAGCCAGCCCTTGCGCGTGGGGAACTGCATACGATTGGTGCTACCACACTCAAAGAGTACCGCAAATATTTTGAAAAAGATGCGGCATTGCAACGTCGTTTTCAGCCTGTAACGGTCAATGAACCTAGCATCAACGAGGCATTGCAAATTTTACGCGGTATTAAAGAGAGTTTGGAAGCGCACCATCATGTGACCATTATGGATTCTGCTTTGGTGGCGGCTGCAAAACTGAGTTCACGCTACATCAGTGATCGTTTTTTACCCGATAAGGCGATTGATCTTATCGATGAGGCGGCGGCTGAACTTAAGATGCAAATCGAGAGTGAACCTACGGAGCTCAGTCGCATCAAACGTCTCATGAGCACGTTGATGGTTGAAAAAGAAGCGCTTTTGATGGAAAAAAATAAGAAAAATGAAGAGCGCACCCAGATGATCGAAAAAGAGTTGGGCGATGCCAAAGAGAAACGCAATGCACTTGAGATTCAATTTGAAACAGAAAAAAGTGTTTTTAACGATATTGCCGCGATTAAAACACAGTCAGAAGCCTTGCGTCGTGAGGCGGAAAATGCTAAAAAGAACAGTGATTTTAACAAAGCCGCTGAGATTGAGTACGGTAAATTGCCTGAGCTTTTGAAACAAGAAGAGGAGCTAAAAACCAGATGGGAAAAGATGGTGGAGAGCGGAACACTGCTTAAAAACAGCGTTGATGAAGAGATGATCGCGACTATTGTAAGCAAATGGACGGGCATTCCTGTGACTAAAATGCTTCAAGGCGAAAAAGCCAAAGTCTTAGCCGTTGAAGAGCATCTTAAAAAAGAGGTTGTGGGACAAGACGCGGCGATTAAGGCGATCGGTCGAGCGATTAAACGTAATAAAGCGGGTCTTAGCGAGCAAAATAAGCCGATCGGTAGTTTTCTATTTCTTGGTCCAACGGGTGTAGGTAAAACCCAAAGTGCTAAGGCTCTGGCGAATTTCTTATTTGACACAACCAAAGCGTTGATACGTTTTGATATGAGTGAATACATGGAAAAACACTCCGTGAGTCGTTTGGTTGGTGCGCCTCCAGGGTATGTGGGGTACGATGAGGGTGGACAACTTACCGAAGCCGTGCGTCGCAAACCGTACAGTGTTGTGTTGTTTGATGAGATTGAAAAAGCGCATCCAGATGTTTTCAATATCTTGCTTCAAGTGCTGGATGAAGGACGTTTGACGGACAATAAGGGCATTACGGTTGATTTTAAAAACACGATTATTATTCTAACGTCGAATATTGCCAGCGATAAGATTATGATGTACGAGGGCGAAAAACGCACCGAAGAGGTGATGAAGGAGCTTAGGGCGCATTTTAAACCTGAATTTTTGAACCGATTGGATGACATCATCATTTTCAATCCGTTGAGCGAAGATGGTTTGCGCGAGATTGTCAGCATTATGTTCAAAGAGATTGAGACGAAACTTGCCGCCAAAGAGATTAAAGCTGAACTTACGGTCGCAGCAAAAGCGTTGATAGCCGAAGCTGGATTTGACCCCGTGTATGGAGCGCGTCCACTTAAAAGGGCACTTTATGAGCTTGTGGAAGATAAACTAGCGGAGCTTATTTTGGAAGAGAAATTGCATGAGGGTGAAAGTATTGTCATCGATGCAAAGAACGGTGAAATCGTTATACAGCAACACTAA
- a CDS encoding S41 family peptidase — MKHLPFATVGFIATFVGITTFFSSTLFAADNAEGEKSRLASLAKFTRVLATIEKYYVDDIKIDDIVKKSIEGLLTNLDAHSSYLDEKHFKDLKIQTDGEFGGLGITVGQRDGALTVIAPMEGTPADKAGVKAGDIILKINKQSTLNMTIDEAVNIMRGKPNTSIELTLVREGENKPLTISIVRDIIKIESVYSKIIENENILYVRVVNFDKNIVGDVQEAINKHKNVKGIVLDLRNNPGGLLNQAVGLVDIFVDEGIIVSQKGRVESENAEYKATKSGTNTKLPLVVLVNGGSASASEIVSGALQDHKRAIIIGEKTFGKGSVQAVLPVVDNEAIRLTIARYYLPSGRTIQAEGVTPDITVYPGDVPTKANEQTLKEKDLKKHLEGELKKVDENKTEVKETKPKAKTKEAMKADKEIVSQENLFKDLQLKSAVDAIKILAIKK, encoded by the coding sequence ATGAAACACTTACCATTTGCTACCGTTGGCTTTATTGCCACGTTTGTGGGGATTACAACCTTTTTTTCTTCAACCCTTTTTGCGGCTGATAATGCTGAAGGTGAAAAGAGCCGTCTGGCCTCTTTGGCAAAATTTACGCGCGTTTTAGCAACGATTGAAAAATATTATGTTGATGACATCAAAATTGATGACATCGTTAAAAAGTCAATTGAAGGACTTTTAACCAACCTCGATGCACACTCTTCGTACCTCGATGAAAAACACTTTAAAGATCTCAAGATTCAAACCGATGGCGAATTTGGTGGTCTTGGTATTACCGTAGGTCAAAGAGATGGCGCACTGACGGTTATTGCTCCGATGGAGGGAACTCCTGCGGATAAAGCTGGTGTGAAAGCAGGCGACATCATCCTTAAAATCAACAAACAATCAACGCTCAATATGACCATCGATGAAGCGGTCAACATTATGCGTGGAAAACCCAATACGAGCATTGAACTCACATTGGTGCGTGAGGGAGAAAATAAACCTCTTACGATCTCGATTGTTCGCGATATTATCAAAATCGAATCGGTTTACTCCAAGATTATTGAAAATGAAAACATCCTCTATGTGCGTGTTGTCAATTTCGATAAAAACATTGTTGGCGATGTTCAAGAAGCTATCAATAAACATAAAAACGTCAAAGGTATTGTTTTAGATCTTAGAAACAATCCTGGTGGACTTTTAAACCAAGCCGTAGGCTTAGTCGACATCTTTGTGGATGAGGGCATCATCGTCTCCCAAAAAGGACGTGTTGAGTCTGAAAATGCGGAATACAAAGCAACCAAATCCGGAACCAATACCAAACTACCGCTGGTTGTTTTAGTCAATGGTGGCAGTGCAAGTGCGAGCGAAATCGTCAGTGGCGCATTGCAAGATCATAAACGTGCCATTATTATTGGTGAAAAAACCTTTGGTAAAGGAAGCGTTCAAGCGGTTCTTCCTGTTGTGGACAATGAAGCGATTCGTCTGACCATCGCACGTTATTACCTTCCAAGTGGTCGCACCATTCAAGCAGAAGGTGTTACACCTGATATTACTGTTTATCCAGGTGATGTACCGACAAAAGCCAATGAGCAAACCCTTAAAGAGAAAGATCTGAAAAAACATTTAGAGGGTGAACTGAAAAAAGTAGATGAAAACAAAACAGAAGTAAAAGAGACAAAACCAAAAGCAAAAACCAAAGAAGCAATGAAAGCCGATAAAGAGATTGTAAGTCAAGAGAATTTGTTCAAAGATTTACAACTTAAAAGTGCTGTTGATGCGATCAAAATACTTGCTATAAAAAAATAA
- the purC gene encoding phosphoribosylaminoimidazolesuccinocarboxamide synthase encodes MNKGELLYEGKGKKLFLTDDENLLVSVFKDDLTAFNAEKRGNEAGKGALNCKISTQLFHLLEKHGIQTHLVKTLNDTEQLIKKVKIIPIEVVVRNIATGSLAKRLGIKDGTILPFALVEFYYKDDALGDPIINDEHCLLLNLVKSESDLEELKRLGREINVIMKSFFAERKLKLVDFKVEFGVDKEGNILLSDEISPDSCRFWDMDTNEKLDKDRFRQGLGDVKVAYEEVLKRILSH; translated from the coding sequence GTGAATAAAGGTGAATTGTTATACGAAGGTAAAGGTAAAAAACTGTTTTTGACAGACGATGAAAATCTTTTAGTTTCAGTGTTTAAAGATGATTTGACAGCATTTAATGCAGAAAAAAGAGGCAATGAAGCAGGCAAAGGCGCACTTAACTGTAAAATTAGTACCCAATTGTTTCACCTTCTTGAAAAACATGGCATTCAAACACACTTGGTCAAAACGCTTAACGATACAGAGCAACTGATTAAAAAAGTGAAAATTATTCCTATTGAAGTGGTTGTTCGCAATATTGCGACGGGCTCTTTGGCTAAACGTCTTGGTATTAAAGATGGTACGATACTTCCTTTCGCTTTGGTAGAGTTTTACTATAAAGATGATGCGTTGGGTGATCCTATCATTAATGATGAACACTGCTTGTTGTTGAATCTTGTGAAAAGTGAGTCTGACCTTGAAGAACTTAAACGCCTTGGTCGTGAGATTAACGTTATTATGAAAAGCTTTTTTGCAGAACGTAAGCTTAAACTCGTTGATTTTAAAGTTGAGTTTGGTGTGGATAAAGAGGGTAACATCCTTCTTTCGGATGAGATCAGTCCTGATAGTTGCCGTTTTTGGGATATGGATACCAATGAAAAATTGGATAAAGACCGTTTCCGTCAAGGCTTAGGCGATGTAAAAGTTGCTTATGAAGAAGTCCTAAAACGTATTCTATCTCACTAA
- the purS gene encoding phosphoribosylformylglycinamidine synthase subunit PurS, whose protein sequence is MKVIVNIQLKNGVLDPQGKAVHHALSSLKFDEVSDVRIGKQIILDINESDKAKAHERVTIMCDELLANTVIEDYTIEFPAC, encoded by the coding sequence ATGAAAGTTATTGTCAACATTCAACTCAAAAATGGCGTTTTAGATCCACAAGGAAAAGCCGTTCATCATGCGCTCTCTTCTTTAAAATTTGACGAAGTGAGTGACGTGCGTATTGGAAAGCAAATTATCCTTGACATCAATGAGAGCGATAAAGCAAAAGCACACGAAAGAGTGACCATCATGTGCGATGAGCTTTTAGCCAATACCGTTATTGAAGATTACACCATTGAGTTTCCAGCATGCTAG
- the purQ gene encoding phosphoribosylformylglycinamidine synthase subunit PurQ, whose translation MLVAVAVFPGTNCEIDTKYAFEKLGQEVVLVFHKEEKLPEGTDLVVLPGGFSYGDYLRSAAIAKFSPIMKAVIDFANQGGKVLGICNGFQMLVEARLLPGAMKRNENVHFISQFHHLKVIANDNTFLQKCSVGELLNVPIAHGEGSFYIDEAGLKELYANHQVLLTYTNEKGDVQNPNGSVDSIAGICNKSKNVFGLMPHPERAIEKILGSSDGVKMLEGFLN comes from the coding sequence ATGCTAGTAGCTGTTGCTGTATTTCCAGGCACCAACTGCGAAATCGACACCAAATACGCTTTTGAAAAACTGGGGCAAGAGGTTGTCCTTGTCTTTCATAAAGAAGAAAAACTACCAGAAGGAACCGATTTAGTCGTACTTCCGGGTGGTTTTAGCTATGGCGATTATTTACGAAGTGCAGCTATTGCTAAATTTTCACCGATTATGAAAGCGGTCATTGACTTTGCCAATCAAGGTGGAAAAGTGCTTGGTATCTGCAATGGTTTTCAAATGCTGGTTGAAGCAAGACTCCTTCCTGGTGCGATGAAACGCAATGAGAATGTTCATTTTATCTCTCAGTTTCACCATCTTAAAGTGATTGCCAATGACAATACTTTTTTACAAAAATGCTCTGTGGGTGAACTTTTAAATGTGCCTATCGCTCATGGTGAGGGAAGTTTTTATATTGATGAGGCGGGTCTCAAAGAGCTTTATGCCAACCATCAAGTCCTTCTTACCTACACCAACGAAAAAGGCGATGTTCAAAACCCTAATGGCTCGGTAGATTCAATCGCTGGTATTTGCAATAAATCTAAAAATGTCTTTGGACTTATGCCGCATCCTGAGCGCGCTATTGAGAAGATTTTGGGTTCATCCGATGGTGTGAAAATGCTTGAGGGCTTTTTAAACTAA
- a CDS encoding lysophospholipid acyltransferase family protein produces MIEFVITVLIIIVLMYAFRNHTHPIRRTWGHLQTFLMGFRIKQVGEASTTTTLLVLNHQSLVDIVALETIYPKNLCWVAKKEIQDIPLFGHIIPAPRMISIDRKDKRSIIKMIKEGKERVLEGRVLAMFPEGTRGRGDKLLKFQSGAKILAEKLELIVQPAIIVGARHIFDSKNIDAHGGEIQVIYLDPINPKDDELWFEKMHAAMSERLALALAVH; encoded by the coding sequence ATGATTGAGTTCGTCATCACCGTACTGATCATAATCGTTTTGATGTATGCTTTTCGCAACCACACGCATCCGATTAGACGTACGTGGGGACACTTGCAAACCTTTTTAATGGGCTTTCGCATCAAACAAGTAGGCGAAGCAAGTACGACCACGACGCTTTTAGTCCTGAACCATCAAAGCCTTGTAGACATTGTCGCCCTTGAGACCATTTACCCTAAAAATCTCTGCTGGGTCGCTAAAAAAGAGATTCAAGATATTCCACTTTTTGGGCACATTATCCCAGCACCTCGTATGATCTCGATCGATCGTAAAGATAAACGCTCGATCATCAAAATGATCAAAGAGGGAAAAGAGCGTGTTTTGGAGGGTCGTGTGCTGGCGATGTTTCCTGAGGGCACACGCGGACGTGGCGATAAGCTTCTCAAATTCCAAAGTGGTGCAAAAATTTTGGCTGAGAAGTTAGAGCTTATCGTCCAACCTGCTATTATCGTAGGTGCGCGTCATATTTTTGACTCTAAAAACATTGATGCACATGGCGGAGAAATTCAGGTTATTTACCTTGATCCCATCAATCCTAAAGACGATGAACTGTGGTTTGAAAAAATGCACGCAGCAATGAGCGAGAGATTGGCGCTTGCGTTGGCTGTCCACTAA
- the htpG gene encoding molecular chaperone HtpG translates to MSKHQFQTEVTQLLDLMIHSLYSNKEIFLRELVSNASDALDKLNYLTLTDETYKALSYVPRIDIAINKELKTLSISDSGIGMNEEELIENLGTIAKSGTKSFLQNLSGDKKKDSSLIGQFGVGFYSAFMVANKIEVISRKAGEEKAYMWSSTAGAEYEIAEVSKESHGTSITLYLKDDEDEFLEFYRIQNVIKKYSNHIQFPIFMDKEEKSYDDEGKEKSSEIKNEQINKASALWTVAKSQIKPEEYKDFYQQISHDSTDPLLWSHTKAEGKYEYTTLFYIPSTPPMDLFRMDYKPGVKLYVKRVFITDDEKELLPTYLRFVKGIIDAEDLPLNVSREILQQNKVLEAIKKASVKKILSELKSLKEKESEKYLEFYKNFGRVVKEGLYNDWDNKEALLELVLFKSSKRDGLVSLKEYKEAMKEDQKSIYYITGENEKILRNSPLIEQFKAKDIEVLLLDEEVDAIVFPMVGEYDKTPIKPVNNSDIDEEIKEDKAKVEEDEKTYKEILVKMKEILKDDAKDVKISSRLSDSPSCLVYDKNDPDFQMQQMLKQMGQDNLPAVKPILEINPEHEIFKKLSAKADLLELNDIAFLLLDQAKLQEGMKIDDTAAFAKRLNRFIAKAL, encoded by the coding sequence ATGTCAAAACATCAATTTCAAACCGAAGTCACTCAGCTTTTAGACCTGATGATTCACTCGCTCTACTCTAACAAAGAGATCTTCTTACGTGAACTTGTCTCCAATGCTTCCGATGCACTCGATAAATTAAATTACCTTACCCTCACGGATGAAACCTACAAAGCGCTCTCCTATGTGCCACGTATCGACATTGCTATCAACAAAGAGCTCAAAACACTGAGCATTAGCGACAGCGGTATTGGTATGAATGAAGAAGAATTAATCGAAAATCTCGGAACCATCGCTAAAAGTGGTACCAAATCCTTCTTGCAAAACCTCAGTGGTGACAAAAAGAAAGACTCTAGCCTGATTGGTCAATTTGGTGTCGGTTTTTACTCAGCCTTTATGGTCGCGAATAAAATAGAAGTCATTAGCCGTAAAGCGGGTGAAGAAAAAGCGTACATGTGGAGCTCAACCGCAGGTGCTGAGTATGAGATCGCCGAAGTTTCCAAAGAGAGCCACGGAACGTCTATTACCCTTTATCTCAAAGACGATGAAGATGAATTTTTAGAGTTCTACCGCATTCAAAACGTCATTAAAAAATACTCAAACCACATCCAATTCCCTATTTTTATGGATAAAGAAGAGAAATCGTATGACGATGAAGGCAAAGAAAAAAGCAGTGAGATAAAAAATGAGCAGATCAACAAAGCCAGTGCGCTTTGGACAGTCGCCAAAAGTCAAATCAAGCCCGAAGAGTACAAAGATTTTTACCAACAAATCTCTCACGATAGCACCGATCCACTCCTTTGGAGCCACACGAAGGCTGAGGGAAAATACGAGTACACAACGCTTTTCTACATCCCTTCCACACCTCCAATGGACTTGTTCAGAATGGACTATAAACCAGGTGTTAAACTCTATGTTAAACGCGTTTTCATTACCGATGATGAGAAAGAACTACTTCCTACTTACCTTCGTTTTGTCAAAGGTATCATTGATGCAGAAGACCTACCACTCAACGTCAGCCGTGAGATTTTGCAGCAAAACAAAGTCTTGGAGGCAATCAAAAAAGCTTCGGTTAAAAAAATATTGAGTGAGCTTAAATCGCTTAAAGAAAAAGAGAGTGAAAAATACCTAGAGTTCTACAAAAACTTCGGTCGTGTCGTTAAAGAAGGACTTTACAATGACTGGGACAACAAAGAAGCGCTTTTAGAGCTTGTGCTGTTCAAATCGTCTAAACGCGATGGATTAGTCAGTCTTAAAGAGTACAAAGAAGCGATGAAAGAAGATCAAAAAAGTATCTATTATATCACAGGCGAAAATGAAAAAATCCTTCGCAATTCGCCACTGATTGAGCAGTTTAAAGCCAAAGATATTGAAGTATTACTCCTTGATGAAGAGGTCGATGCTATCGTCTTCCCAATGGTGGGCGAGTACGATAAAACGCCAATCAAACCCGTAAACAACTCCGACATTGATGAAGAGATCAAAGAAGATAAAGCCAAAGTCGAAGAGGATGAAAAAACCTACAAAGAGATTTTGGTAAAAATGAAAGAGATCCTCAAAGACGATGCCAAAGATGTCAAAATCTCTAGCCGTTTGAGTGACTCTCCATCATGCCTCGTGTACGATAAAAATGACCCAGATTTCCAAATGCAACAAATGCTCAAACAGATGGGACAAGACAATCTCCCAGCCGTTAAACCTATCTTAGAGATCAATCCTGAGCATGAGATTTTCAAAAAGCTCAGCGCCAAAGCGGATCTTTTAGAACTCAACGACATCGCTTTCTTACTGCTTGACCAAGCAAAACTTCAAGAAGGTATGAAGATCGATGATACCGCAGCATTCGCCAAACGTTTGAACCGTTTTATCGCTAAAGCACTTTAA